TGAACTGGATATTTACAGAAAACTGGATGTTGATAAGATTGTCTGGCTCGGAATTCCTTATAAGGGCGTCGTCCTGAAAGACCCGAATGAGCATCAGGAAGTGAATCATTGGGGTGTCAGATTTGAAGAGATCGAGGCGAATGAGGGCGTTGCCTATGGCGAGGTAAGTTTCAATCCCTTAAAAGATATGAATTCTATTGAGGATCTGGAACAGTATCCCTGGCCTGACCCTGATGACTTTGACTATGAAACCGCTGCCAGGGAAGCAAATAAGCTGGCCCGAGACTTTGTAACTTTAGGACCCTTGATATCTTTGTTTGAAGTGTATTGTCAGATGCGGGGACTGGAACAGGCTCTGATGGACACGGTGATAGCCCCTGATTTCCTTCACAAGGCACTGGGATTTATAGCGGACTCCCAGGGAGAGATGGTACGGCGATTTCTTAAAGCAGCCGATGGAGCCATCGACCTTGTCTTTATCAGTGATGATATGGGCTCCCAGAACAGCCTTCTCATGTCACCGGATTCATTTGATGAATTTATATTTCCCCATCTTAAAAAATGGTGCGACATGGTTCACTCCTACGGAGCCCGAACATTCTTCCATACAGACGGAGCGTCAGAACCTATCATCCCAAGACTGATAGAGGCCGGTGTAGATGTACTCAACCCGATACAGCATGTCTGTCCAGGTATGGAATGTACATCCCTTAAAGAAAAATACGGAGATAAAATCATCTTTCACGGCGGTGTTGAAAATCAGAAGATCCTCCCCTTCGGCAGTGCCTCGGAAGTTGTTTCCGAAACAAAACTCTGCCTGAATGAACTTGGCCCCGAGGGATATATCCCCTGTTCATGTCATTTTGCACAGGCCGGCACACCAGAAGAAAATATCATAGCTTTGTTGGATACCGTTAAAAATCATAGAATTTCCTGATGAGAGATCCCTCTGGTGAAACCACGGGAGAGAGACTGCATGTCCTGAGGCACCATCAGGAGCATTACAAAAAATCAAATTGTACTGCATAATTATTGACACAATAATTATTGTGCCTCATCATAGAATGATGTCAACAATAAAAAGCAGCAAAAAATATATACAGATTGCAGAAATGATCCTTGAAGAGATACATAAAGGGAAGTGGAAGGAAGGAGATGCAATTCCCACCGTCAGAACTCTTGCTGAAATGTACAACGTCAGTCCTCAGACTGCCAACAAAGCAACAACCCACCTTGCCGGAATGGGAATAATTGCCTCAAGACAGGGATCAGGTTCTATCTTAACAGGCAAAAAAAGCATCACCACAGGCCCAAAAATCCCGATGCTCATAGACAAGGCAAGATCATCCTATCTTCGGGGGGAAAATACTGCGGTCGGTTATCACGGAAAAGAACTGTATCTGAATTATCTTCATGCCATGAATGAGGAGGGAGCAGAACCCGTTTTGATTGTATACAACAAAGGGGAGACAGAGATCTCAGAAGAGACTAGAGGTATTCTGGAGAGTTGTAAAGGTGTCCTGATACAAGGATCTCTTCCCTCGTGCTATCTGGATTATCTGGAAAAAAACGACATTCCCTCTGTGGTTATCAATAGAGTCTTGGATCAAAATTTGAAAGGGAGATTTGGTTCGGTCATAATGGATTGCAGCGGCCTGGAGCAGTTATCCGCATATATGTCCAGTTTGGGACATAAAAAGTACCTGTATGCCTTTTCCAATGAATTTGAAATGACAACTGTTTATGACCACCGACGTACCGTAATACAGAAAAGCCTTAATGGAAACTGCAGAATACCACAACCTGAAATCACGGACTTTACTTTCTCTCCTGGATCCAATGAAGATGCAGAGAAACTGAAGGATCTTATCGTTGAGGGATTCACAGCCATCTTTTGCTTCAATGACATATGCGCCCTCCGGATATACGACCTTCTTCACCAGATGGAGATAAGAATTCCTGAGGAAGTATCTGTCTGCGGCTTTGATGATCTGTTTATGGCCGAGATGGCAGCACCCCCTTTGACTACGGTCAAAGTAGACAGAAATCTACTACTAAGCAGTTCTCTCGTACTTTTAAAAGAAATCATGACCATGTCAACTCCCTGTTCAATTACAAACTCCTGCAGGACAGAACTTGTCATCAGACGATCCTGCTGGCAGAAACCCGCATAATCCCGGAAAACAAAAGCAGGCCCCGAGCCCCTAGAAAGAACCATCGAGAAGATTGTATTGCACAATTGTTTGCTTTATAAGTTGACAAATCATCACAATGTGATATTCTTGGTTTATGCAGAAGCAAAAAATCAAAAATAAAAGTCTTGTGAATCACCGGGAACTGTGGATTATGCTGATTCCAGTACTCCTGTACTTCCTTCTATTCAAATACCTGCCAATGGGGGGCGTTATTATTGCACTGCAGCGATACAGCCCCTTTAAAGGAGTTCTTGGTAGTCCCTGGGTTGGTCTTGAATACTTTCGCCAGTTTTTCACTTCCATTTACTTTGGAAGGGTTCTAAAAAATACTCTGATGATCGGTTTATTCGATCTTGTATTCGGGTTTCCAGCTCCGATCATCTTAGCACTCCTTCTAAACGGATTAAGGAATAAATCCTTTAAGAAGATAACTCAGACTGTGACACTGCTCCCCCACTTTGTTTCTTATGTGGTTGTCGCAGGAATAGCACTGAATATGCTGTCACCCAGCACAGGAGTCATAAATGCCTTCCGCGTAAAACTTGGGCTTGAAAGCATCTATTTCATGCAGGAGTCAAAGTATTTCTGGGGGATTTTCACCACCATGCGGATAATAAAAGAATCGGGATTTTCTGCCATTATATATCTAGCGGCTCTTTCATCGATTGATCCGACCCTCTACGAAGCAGCTCGCTGTGACGGAGCGAGCCGTCCTCAGCAACTCAAATACGTTACATTACCCGGAATTATCCCAACCATCATCATCATGTTCATCATTAAAGTAGGAAAAATCATCAGTATAAGCTTTGAACAGGTTCTATTGCTTCAAAATGACGTCATCCTTGATACATCCGAGGTTATCAGCACTCTTGTCTACAGGAGAGGTCTGGTAAACGCCGATTACAGTTACGCCACAGCTGTTGGACTGTTTGAAACCTTTGTCGCTCTGGTTCTTGTTCTCTCATCCAACGCCCTTGCAAGGAGAATGAAAAGTGAATCATACCTCTGGTAGTAAAACTAACCAGAAGATGGAAATCTTCTGGACCACACTGATTGTTGTAACCATTATCGCAGTCTGTCTGATCATGTTATATCCCTTTTTATTTACTCTTTCGGCTTCTGTTTCTGATCCTAAATCGGTCATACGAAATCAGGTTAGCTTTTTCCCGAAAGGCCCCTTGAGTTTTGAGGGCTATAAAATACTGTTTAAGAATGAAAGGATCTGGCAGGGATATGCCAATACAATATTTTATACGATTGTCGGAACCATGGTGAACCTTGCCTTAACCATCCTGGCAGCCTATCCCATGTCCCGAGTAGGATTTCAGGGCTACAGATTCATCAATATATTTGTTGCCCTGACAATGTTTATTTCAGCCACTGGGATGATGATCCCCTTGTACCTGGTCGTACGGGGCATGAAGCTTTTAGACTCAAGACTGGCGATACTGATCGTATTCGGAGCCTTCCCCTATTACATCATACTGCTGCGGTCTTTTTTCCAGCAGATGCCGGAAGAGATGTTTGAAGCCGCCCGTCTGGATGGGGCCAGTGAGTTTACACTCCTCCTTAAAATTGTCCTGCCTCTTTCGGGTGCCGCCCTGGCTACTATCGGACTCTATTATGGAATCAACAGATGGAATGGCTATTTCTGGGCCATGATTTTCCTGAGGGATGAAACAAAGCATCCACTTCAGGTTGTGTTGAGAGAACTGATTGTCCTGGCAGCCATGGGAGAAGAGATGGATGCCAGCCTGAAGCGCAGTAATACAAATGCAGAGGTTATAAAATACGGTGCTATTGTATTAGCCACTCTTCCCATTGCAGTCATCTATCCCTTTATACAGAAGTACTTTGTAAAGGGAGCGGCCCTTGGATCAGTAAAGGGATAAAGGGGATATCAACATCTCGTCAATCCCCGTCAATCATGGAAAACACCGAATTTGTTCGGGTTTTTATATATTCCCGGGTATGAACCCGGAAAAGGAGTACCCTATGAAAAGATTATTACTAATGCCTTTGCTTATGGTTTTAACAATCGGGTTTTTGAGTGCAGCCGGAGGGCAGGATAATGCAAGTTCTTCTGACAGTTCTTCTGACGGTAAGGTAAAACTAGAAGTTTGGGCTGCCAAAGCGGCAGAACTGCAGGTAGATACTGAATCTCTTGCGAACTGGAAAGCGATTGAAGACGCCACCGGTGTAGAACTAAACTGGGATTTAATAGGTACAGAAGTTAAAGATGAACAATTCAATCTTATAATGACCTCAGGCGATCTGCCGGATGTAATGGCATACTATGAAGGGAAATCAGGATTCAGCTCTGTCAATAGATTCGGAATAGAAGGAGCCTTTCTTCCTCTTGAAGACCTGATCAAAGAAAATGCCCCAAACCTCAAAGCGGCACTGCTGGATGATCCCAAGGTAAGAGAGACAATTCTGGCTTCCGACGGCAATATTTACTATATCCCCATGCTCTCCGCTTTGAATGCAGCAAGAGGCTGGTACATTCGTTATGACTGGCTGGAAGCAGTTGGAAAAGAAGTGCCCACCAATACTGAAGAGCTCTATGATGTTCTTGTGGCCTTTAAAAATGAAGATCCAAACGGCAACGGAGAAGCCGATGAAATACCCATGATCTTCAGGCGCCGCGGGGATGATGCCTTCTACAACCTGGGAGCCCTGGCATACGCTTTTGATGCCGATCCAGACTGGGTTATCAGAAATGGTAAGGTTGCATTCGGACCATCCGAAACACAGTACCTTGATTACCTGAACTATATTGCCAGGCTCTATAAAGAAGATCTTATCGATGAAGAAATTCTGACCCGTGCAGGAAATCCCAGAAATGACTTGATGGGTAAAAATATGGCAGGGGCCATTCATGACTGGTTTGCCTCAACCGCAGGACTAAACGACTCTCTTGCTGATGAAATACCCGGTTTTAGCCTACGCCATATGGCTCCTCCTGTAGGAACAGTAAAAAAACCTTTCACCAGAATTCAGATGAGTAAGGTTCGTGGAGACGGAGGATGGTCCATTTCCCATTCAAATCCAGATCCCGTTGCTACAATTAAAATGATGGACTTTCTGTTCAGTGCTGAAGGCAGCAAACTTGTGAACTTCGGTGTTGAAAATGATACATACACTGTTAAAGGTGGAAAGCCTGTTTACACCAAAAAAATCACATCTAACCCGGACACAGGATTCCATGAATCACTGGTGACAAATGGAATGCAGTGGAAAATCGGTATGCAGCAGGACATCGAATACGAAAAACAGTTTGCCAATGTTATCGCAACAGAAGCCCGTATAGATTATATGGAAAACTACATCATTGAAGAGTTCCCTGTTCTCAGTTTTACAGAAGAAGAACAGATGGTGATCGATGATAAATACAGTCAAATTAAACTCTATTCAGCAGAAATGACTGCCAGAGCCCTGGTAGGAGCTATTGCTCCTTCTGATTTTCAAAAGACATTTAATGAGTTAAATAATATGAGCCTGAATGAAGTCACAAAGATTTATCAGACTGCTTACGATAGAAAATTTAAATAACCTCCTCTGGTCTCCCCGCTGATGACAAGATGGCGGGGAGATATTTTCAAATTATGATTTAAGCCAACTCAGAACAGGACGACCGCATTTTCAGGTGACCATTTATAGATAAGGAATGCAGAAGTGAAAAACAAAAATTTGCCGAACAGCAAGGATCTTGATGAAATGATCAGTAAGATACTTTCTGTCATGGATCGGACCATAACAATTCATGGAAACCGTCGTCCTGAGATAGGCAGAAAAACACCGGACAAAGGCTGGCATTATACAGAGCCCCACTACTGGACGGAAGCATTCTGGCCCGGACAGTTATGGCTGGCCTATGATCACACTAAAGATAAGCGCTTCCTGACGGCTGCCCGCAGGCATACACCGGCATTTCAGAAAATGCTCGCGACACCGGAGTGGCTCCACCATGATGTGGGTTTTTTGTTTCTGATGAGTTCAGTCACGGACTTTTCCCTGACCAGGGATCAGGCAGCCCGGGCCAGAGCCTTGAGAGCGGCAGATGTGCTGAGAAGCCGTTTCCAATGGCATGGCCGTTATATCCTAGCCTGGAATCCAAAGCCGGAGAATGATGCCTGGAATAAAGTAGCCAGCGGTAAGATGATCATCGACTCGATGGAAAACATTTCTTTGCTGTACTGGGCCGCAAGAGAGAGCGGTGAAACAGCCTATACTGATATAGCCACAGAACATGCACTGACAATGCAGAAGCATATAATAAGGGACGATGGAAGCACCTACCACTGCTTTAACTTTGATCCTGTAACCGGGAAACCTGCCGGAGGCGATACCCATCAGGGCTGGAACATAGAGTCCTGTTGGAGCCGGGGACAAGCATGGGCAGTTCATGGCTTTTGCCAGACCTACTTGAATACAAAAAAGAGAGAGTTTTTGGAGACAGCCTGCAGATTGGCAGATTATGTCATCCTGAACCTTCCTGAAGATAAAGTCCCCCTCTGGGATTTCAAGATTCCTCCGGAAGCACCCCAGGTCAGAGACTCTTCCGCCGGGGCCATTATTTGTTCCGGATTACTCAGCATAGCTCAGGCACTTAAGCCGATAGACAAGGAAAAAGCCGATTACTACTGGAAAGCGGGAATGGAAATGCTCAGCGGTCTGAAAAAATGCTGTGATATCTGTGATGATCCTGAGGCTCAGGGCTTTTTAGGCCAGGGAGCCAGTCATGCCAAAAAGGGGTCCTACTGGTCCTCTGCTATGCTCCCTTACGGAGATTATTATTACCTTGAAGCGATTTTGAGAGCCCGGGGAAAAAGCGATTTTATATGGACCTGATGCATGTTAGAAATTGAGAATACCACTGATTTAAATGAGAATTGGGACTTTCACAAAGGGGACCTGGGGGGTATCTGGGAATCAATCAGACCCGTTCAGGCAGGAGATCCTGAGGATTCCCTACTATGGGAGCATGCCTCCCTACCCCACTGTTTTAATGGAGCCGACTCGGTAAATTCACGAGTTCCCTATTACCAGGGTTATGGCTGGTACCGAAAAGACATACACCCTGTCAATCCTTTTCCCAATGGCCGGGTCATCCTACACTTTGAAGGGGCCGGACAGGTCAGCGAAGTATACATTGATGACAGAAAAGTAGCTTTTCATAAGGGAGGTTACGATGAGTGGTCTGTGGATATCACAGATTTTCTGAGTCGTGAAGAACAAGCCCCGGTGAGACTGTCTATCCGCTGCAGCAATGCAAGAGATCTTCAAATTATTCCCTCGAATCTTTCTGATTTTAATATTTATGGAGGTCTATACCGTAAGGTTAAACTCATATATCAGCCCAGTATCTATGTAGAATCGTTAATTCTGACTCCCCGGGTCATTGAAAAAGGGGAGGCCGCAGAGCTCACTCTGTCAGCCGATCTGAGTCAATCGACTGACAGAGTAAAGGCAGTTCTGGAGATCAGAGATCCCCATGGGCGTTGCCTGATATCGGAACCTTTAGAATCACTGCGGGACAAGATTCAATTCAAGACCATCCTGAAAAAACCTGAACTATGGAGTCCTGAGAATCCTAATCTCTATAGCTGCCTTTTGACCATCAGCCTGGAGGGAGAACCAAAGTCACAGGTCTATAAAGATCTGTTTGGCTGCCGTTATTACAGCTTTGAAAAGCATGGTCCTTTTTTTCTGAACGGCAGAAGACTCCTCCTGAAAGGAACCCATAGACATGAGGATCATGCGGGTATGGCAGCAGCCATGCCGGATCATCTTATAGAAAAAGAGATGAAGATGATAAAATCTATGGGTGCAAATTTTATTCGTCTGGGTCATTACCAGCAGTCAAGACAAGTGCTTCAACTCTGCGACAGCCTGGGGCTCCTGGTCTGGGAAGAGATTCCCTGGTGCCGGGGCGGCCTGGGAGGAGCCGAATATCAGAAGATGAGTCATAAACTGCTTGAAAATATGATTATGCAGCACTACAACCACAGCTCTGTTATTCTATGGGGATTAGGCAATGAAAATGACTGGCCCGGAGATTTCCCTGACTTTAATAAAATAGAAATTCAAAACTTTATGAGACAGCTCCATGAAAAGGCTCATAAATTGGATGATACAAGACTGACATCTATTAGACGATGTGATTTCTGCAAAGAGATACCCGATGTCTATTCCCCTTCGATCTGGGCGGGGTGGTATAGAGGGCATTACAGAGAATATAAACAAGCCACTTTAGAACACATTAAAGAAGTGGACCATTTTTTGCATGTTGAATGGGGTGCATCAAGTCATGCCGGGCGATTCTCTGAAGATCCCTACGAAGGTCTTGAAAACCTTCAAACCGGTGTAGGAACTGATGAACGGGGCTGCGATGCCTCTCTGTATGGCGGGATAGCGCGAGTCTCAAAAGATGGCAGCTGGTCGGAAAACTACGCCTGTGATCTATTTGACTGGACCCTGAAAGAACAGGAAACAATGCCCGAGTTAAGCGGTACTGCTTTCTGGCCCTTCAAAGATTTCGCCACCCCCTTAAGACCGAAAAACCCTATCCCCTATGTCAATCAGAAGGGAGTTGTAGAGAGAGATCTGACACCCAAAGAGGCCTTCTATGTCGTGCAGTCCTATTGGTCGGATGAACCGATGATCCGGATTTTTGGTCATAAATGGTCTGACCGATGGGGAAAAGATGGAGAGCTCAAAGAGTTCCGAGTCTATTCTAATTGCAATGGAGTGGAATTATTCCTGAACAATCAAAGTCTGGGTGTAAAAAAAAGAGACTCCCGGGACTTCCCGGCAGCCGGTCTGCGCTGGCAGGCAGAGTTAAGCTTTGGAAGACAGACTCTGAGAGCCGTTGCTCAGGGCGACAATATTGAAGACACATTGGAGTTTCATTATCACGGTGATGACTGGGAAAGCCCTTCAACACTCCAGGTTTCTCAATTACAAAGAGATGGCCGGGAAGTCAGCATCACTATTCAGGTTCTTGATGAGAAGGGGGAAATTTGCCTGGACTTCGAAGAATATGTAAAATTCTCTCTGGCAGGGGACGGTCAGTTAATGGATAATCTCGGAACCTCTCAAGGTTCGTCAAAAGTCCAGATGTGTAACGGAAAATCGGGAATCAAGATTCAAGCAGAGGAAAATTCGGCTATTCTGGCTGCCATCTGTGAAAAGATCCCCCCTTTGTTCATTAAAATATGATTGATTAAGGAATACAAATGGAAGTGAATTTCGAGTTCCTCACAATTGATGAAGGAAAGCAGAATCTACTGAAAGCTGATACAGAAAGTGGAAAAATACACTGGACAAAATCACTGGCAGACTATCCGACAGCCAGGGCCATGCAGAGACTGAACGACGATAGAGTCCTCATGGGTTACAGCAGGGGATACTGTATTATTGAGATCAGCACCGGAAAGATCATCAAAGACTGTGCCCGTTGGAGAAATGTGACTTCCGCCTATAGAAATCCCGATGAGACCACTCTCATCACGGGACTGAACCTGGAAGATCAAATGGGGGTATGCGTTATTACCCTCGATCAAAATGATGAGGTACTAACGACTCAATCCTGCGAAGGTGACTACGTCAGGCTCATGACTGTGTCTGAGAACAGATATCTTCTCTCCACTAATGATCATATTATGATCTGCAATAATAAACTGAAGACACAAAGCATACTCAGGGCAGAAGGCTTTCTTCATGCCTGGAAAAGTATAGTCTGTCCTGATGGATCAATTCTTGTGTCTGCAGGATATGGAGCCTTTATGGCAAAATTTAATGAAAAAGGCGTGCTCCAATCCACATTCGGCAGAGCCGATGAGCTACCTCCTGAAGTGAAACCAAATTTCTATGCCAGCTTCTGCAGAATAAATGACGGCTCCATTCTTCTTGCCAACTGGCAGGGACACGGGGTAAAAAACGGGAGTAAGGGAAGGCAGCTAATCCGATTCAATTCAAATGGTACATACCTGAATAGCTGGTCGTTTCCTGATGATATTTCGTCAATGCAGGGATTATTGATTCTCTAAAAAGGCGGAACGTTTCTGCTCCCCCTGGCTGAAAGCGAACTATCTGGAACTGTCAATGTAAGCCCTCTTCAATTTACTGAACAGGATTTCCAGGACAAACAGAATGACCTGCTTTCCCGATATACTGCGGATAAGAAATTCCTGATACTGGAGATCACCGAATCATCAGCAGCGGCTGCCCTAGTGTTATATAAAAAGAAGTTGTCTGTCCATTTTTAACTTATATTTACATACTGTCATGACTCATCTATCTTATTCTCTATGAAAACAATTAAATTTATATTTACTCTCATCCTTATTTGTCAGTCTTTTTT
The DNA window shown above is from Oceanispirochaeta sp. and carries:
- a CDS encoding sugar ABC transporter permease, with the protein product MQKQKIKNKSLVNHRELWIMLIPVLLYFLLFKYLPMGGVIIALQRYSPFKGVLGSPWVGLEYFRQFFTSIYFGRVLKNTLMIGLFDLVFGFPAPIILALLLNGLRNKSFKKITQTVTLLPHFVSYVVVAGIALNMLSPSTGVINAFRVKLGLESIYFMQESKYFWGIFTTMRIIKESGFSAIIYLAALSSIDPTLYEAARCDGASRPQQLKYVTLPGIIPTIIIMFIIKVGKIISISFEQVLLLQNDVILDTSEVISTLVYRRGLVNADYSYATAVGLFETFVALVLVLSSNALARRMKSESYLW
- a CDS encoding extracellular solute-binding protein; this encodes MKRLLLMPLLMVLTIGFLSAAGGQDNASSSDSSSDGKVKLEVWAAKAAELQVDTESLANWKAIEDATGVELNWDLIGTEVKDEQFNLIMTSGDLPDVMAYYEGKSGFSSVNRFGIEGAFLPLEDLIKENAPNLKAALLDDPKVRETILASDGNIYYIPMLSALNAARGWYIRYDWLEAVGKEVPTNTEELYDVLVAFKNEDPNGNGEADEIPMIFRRRGDDAFYNLGALAYAFDADPDWVIRNGKVAFGPSETQYLDYLNYIARLYKEDLIDEEILTRAGNPRNDLMGKNMAGAIHDWFASTAGLNDSLADEIPGFSLRHMAPPVGTVKKPFTRIQMSKVRGDGGWSISHSNPDPVATIKMMDFLFSAEGSKLVNFGVENDTYTVKGGKPVYTKKITSNPDTGFHESLVTNGMQWKIGMQQDIEYEKQFANVIATEARIDYMENYIIEEFPVLSFTEEEQMVIDDKYSQIKLYSAEMTARALVGAIAPSDFQKTFNELNNMSLNEVTKIYQTAYDRKFK
- a CDS encoding glycoside hydrolase family 88 protein, which codes for MKNKNLPNSKDLDEMISKILSVMDRTITIHGNRRPEIGRKTPDKGWHYTEPHYWTEAFWPGQLWLAYDHTKDKRFLTAARRHTPAFQKMLATPEWLHHDVGFLFLMSSVTDFSLTRDQAARARALRAADVLRSRFQWHGRYILAWNPKPENDAWNKVASGKMIIDSMENISLLYWAARESGETAYTDIATEHALTMQKHIIRDDGSTYHCFNFDPVTGKPAGGDTHQGWNIESCWSRGQAWAVHGFCQTYLNTKKREFLETACRLADYVILNLPEDKVPLWDFKIPPEAPQVRDSSAGAIICSGLLSIAQALKPIDKEKADYYWKAGMEMLSGLKKCCDICDDPEAQGFLGQGASHAKKGSYWSSAMLPYGDYYYLEAILRARGKSDFIWT
- a CDS encoding carbohydrate ABC transporter permease; protein product: MNHTSGSKTNQKMEIFWTTLIVVTIIAVCLIMLYPFLFTLSASVSDPKSVIRNQVSFFPKGPLSFEGYKILFKNERIWQGYANTIFYTIVGTMVNLALTILAAYPMSRVGFQGYRFINIFVALTMFISATGMMIPLYLVVRGMKLLDSRLAILIVFGAFPYYIILLRSFFQQMPEEMFEAARLDGASEFTLLLKIVLPLSGAALATIGLYYGINRWNGYFWAMIFLRDETKHPLQVVLRELIVLAAMGEEMDASLKRSNTNAEVIKYGAIVLATLPIAVIYPFIQKYFVKGAALGSVKG
- a CDS encoding LacI family DNA-binding transcriptional regulator, with product MSTIKSSKKYIQIAEMILEEIHKGKWKEGDAIPTVRTLAEMYNVSPQTANKATTHLAGMGIIASRQGSGSILTGKKSITTGPKIPMLIDKARSSYLRGENTAVGYHGKELYLNYLHAMNEEGAEPVLIVYNKGETEISEETRGILESCKGVLIQGSLPSCYLDYLEKNDIPSVVINRVLDQNLKGRFGSVIMDCSGLEQLSAYMSSLGHKKYLYAFSNEFEMTTVYDHRRTVIQKSLNGNCRIPQPEITDFTFSPGSNEDAEKLKDLIVEGFTAIFCFNDICALRIYDLLHQMEIRIPEEVSVCGFDDLFMAEMAAPPLTTVKVDRNLLLSSSLVLLKEIMTMSTPCSITNSCRTELVIRRSCWQKPA
- a CDS encoding glycoside hydrolase family 2 TIM barrel-domain containing protein translates to MLEIENTTDLNENWDFHKGDLGGIWESIRPVQAGDPEDSLLWEHASLPHCFNGADSVNSRVPYYQGYGWYRKDIHPVNPFPNGRVILHFEGAGQVSEVYIDDRKVAFHKGGYDEWSVDITDFLSREEQAPVRLSIRCSNARDLQIIPSNLSDFNIYGGLYRKVKLIYQPSIYVESLILTPRVIEKGEAAELTLSADLSQSTDRVKAVLEIRDPHGRCLISEPLESLRDKIQFKTILKKPELWSPENPNLYSCLLTISLEGEPKSQVYKDLFGCRYYSFEKHGPFFLNGRRLLLKGTHRHEDHAGMAAAMPDHLIEKEMKMIKSMGANFIRLGHYQQSRQVLQLCDSLGLLVWEEIPWCRGGLGGAEYQKMSHKLLENMIMQHYNHSSVILWGLGNENDWPGDFPDFNKIEIQNFMRQLHEKAHKLDDTRLTSIRRCDFCKEIPDVYSPSIWAGWYRGHYREYKQATLEHIKEVDHFLHVEWGASSHAGRFSEDPYEGLENLQTGVGTDERGCDASLYGGIARVSKDGSWSENYACDLFDWTLKEQETMPELSGTAFWPFKDFATPLRPKNPIPYVNQKGVVERDLTPKEAFYVVQSYWSDEPMIRIFGHKWSDRWGKDGELKEFRVYSNCNGVELFLNNQSLGVKKRDSRDFPAAGLRWQAELSFGRQTLRAVAQGDNIEDTLEFHYHGDDWESPSTLQVSQLQRDGREVSITIQVLDEKGEICLDFEEYVKFSLAGDGQLMDNLGTSQGSSKVQMCNGKSGIKIQAEENSAILAAICEKIPPLFIKI
- a CDS encoding uroporphyrinogen decarboxylase family protein, yielding ELDIYRKLDVDKIVWLGIPYKGVVLKDPNEHQEVNHWGVRFEEIEANEGVAYGEVSFNPLKDMNSIEDLEQYPWPDPDDFDYETAAREANKLARDFVTLGPLISLFEVYCQMRGLEQALMDTVIAPDFLHKALGFIADSQGEMVRRFLKAADGAIDLVFISDDMGSQNSLLMSPDSFDEFIFPHLKKWCDMVHSYGARTFFHTDGASEPIIPRLIEAGVDVLNPIQHVCPGMECTSLKEKYGDKIIFHGGVENQKILPFGSASEVVSETKLCLNELGPEGYIPCSCHFAQAGTPEENIIALLDTVKNHRIS